One window of the Oceanicaulis sp. genome contains the following:
- a CDS encoding ATP-dependent DNA helicase, with protein MTDVSEVLANALNDRQRAAATETAAETVTLACAGSGKSRTLAYRIAWLIADQGADPTGIVAFTFTEKAADSIKLRVADALQRCGLDVNLLGRMYIGTIHSFCQYLLGQVDAAYRQHDVLDDNKLKLFLMEKYGMLGLHRFRQRFSNSYFKTIQGIYEAWLLLNEEQLKIDDIAEHEVELAECLRDLREAMLESRFIDFSLMQRLAVEELSGNSPAVEVAAEPIQHLLVDEYQDINPIQDALIQQLHERSETLFVVGDDDQSIYGWRGADVSRIQTFTDRYPDAATHTLSVNYRSTPLIVRTADHFAHQELGAARIIKNPEAPETDQPNEFRTLWFDTRDDEADWVVAKINELLGTAYRESDGTVRGLTPADFAILMRSTRQPEPNNHPPRHVAYTARLTQSNIPYSLEAGGGLFDRPHVQVMRAAFDLLREGQPTRDDVQAFVDESAGDVFPNTDFTKLTRVFTSWGRDIHAPVVGGARRRIYPQNLVFELLEAFGAAQSNLDEAVWQDLGVFSRIIQDVESVYPSVDSTSRFQSILNFLNVVAEAGYDTSSSEVLQRPDAVTVSTVHKMKGLEFPVVFVVDVENNRFPGRRKSYRGIVPEAVLAGALERGAYQGTREEEARLFYTAITRAERFLYVTGSAMGPGWKRAFRSSSFVAHLQDDAIISEPDTPTDGLLPAPQARRLDAANLPTSFSDIRYYLRCPKDYQYRKLFGFSPAIPDLFGFGMTVHAAIGKLHQEFSEAPPTTDDAVAIASNLFHLKHVIPSRDPEGRPGPYERAKNRARELVVDYADRFSDDFRHRRQVEARFEIPIEDAVVSGAIDLMLKEDEAGNIIDACVIDFKTMEGGADPQNALDLEWTELSLQVQLYAAAARDVLGAAVEAGYVHLLKDGQRVQVPTSDEAIGAALQTIEWAVGRIIHEDFPMRPEKTKCEACDFFKLCPRQPESFATDTIAPEIHVPGQALKSAVAAFREFDPEYE; from the coding sequence ATGACGGATGTCTCTGAGGTGCTTGCAAACGCATTGAATGACAGGCAACGCGCAGCAGCGACCGAGACTGCGGCCGAGACAGTCACACTTGCGTGCGCGGGATCAGGTAAATCGCGTACACTTGCCTATCGAATCGCATGGCTGATAGCAGACCAAGGCGCTGACCCGACAGGCATCGTCGCGTTCACTTTTACTGAAAAAGCGGCAGACTCGATCAAGCTTCGTGTTGCCGATGCTTTGCAGCGCTGTGGACTGGACGTGAATCTGCTTGGCCGAATGTACATCGGCACCATCCACTCGTTTTGCCAGTATCTACTAGGTCAAGTGGACGCAGCCTATCGCCAGCACGATGTCTTGGACGACAATAAGCTCAAACTCTTCCTGATGGAAAAGTATGGAATGCTCGGCCTCCACCGCTTCCGCCAACGCTTCTCCAATTCGTATTTCAAGACCATCCAGGGCATTTACGAGGCTTGGCTTCTTCTAAACGAAGAGCAACTGAAGATTGATGATATCGCGGAGCACGAAGTGGAATTGGCCGAGTGCCTGCGCGACCTTCGCGAAGCGATGTTGGAAAGCCGTTTCATTGACTTCTCGCTTATGCAGCGCTTGGCTGTGGAAGAACTGAGCGGCAATTCGCCGGCTGTAGAAGTTGCCGCCGAGCCAATTCAACACCTTCTGGTTGATGAATACCAAGACATCAACCCTATTCAAGACGCATTGATTCAGCAGCTTCACGAGCGATCGGAGACGCTGTTTGTGGTGGGTGACGATGACCAGTCAATCTATGGCTGGCGAGGGGCCGATGTTTCGCGAATTCAGACATTTACGGACCGCTATCCGGACGCTGCGACCCATACGCTTTCAGTAAATTATCGCAGCACGCCGCTTATTGTGAGGACTGCTGACCATTTCGCGCATCAAGAACTAGGCGCGGCCCGGATCATCAAAAATCCGGAAGCGCCAGAGACAGACCAGCCGAACGAATTTCGGACATTGTGGTTTGATACACGAGATGACGAAGCCGATTGGGTTGTCGCCAAGATCAACGAATTGCTCGGCACAGCTTACCGCGAAAGCGACGGAACTGTGCGAGGCCTTACGCCAGCCGATTTCGCGATATTGATGCGGTCCACGCGTCAACCCGAGCCAAATAATCACCCGCCACGCCACGTTGCATACACAGCCCGGTTGACTCAGTCTAACATCCCCTACTCGCTTGAAGCTGGAGGCGGTTTATTTGACCGGCCACACGTTCAAGTGATGCGAGCGGCATTTGATCTCTTGCGTGAGGGCCAACCGACGCGCGACGATGTGCAAGCGTTCGTCGACGAAAGCGCTGGCGACGTTTTCCCAAATACCGACTTTACGAAGCTGACGCGCGTATTCACCTCATGGGGGCGCGACATACATGCGCCTGTGGTCGGGGGCGCGCGCCGGCGCATCTATCCGCAGAATCTCGTCTTTGAGCTTCTTGAGGCATTCGGGGCGGCCCAGTCGAACCTTGACGAGGCGGTCTGGCAAGACTTGGGGGTCTTCAGCCGCATCATCCAGGACGTGGAGAGTGTCTATCCGAGTGTCGATTCAACTTCCCGGTTTCAGAGCATTCTCAACTTTTTGAATGTTGTAGCGGAGGCCGGATATGACACCTCTAGCTCAGAGGTGCTCCAGCGCCCTGATGCCGTAACCGTCTCGACTGTCCACAAGATGAAAGGGTTAGAGTTCCCTGTCGTCTTCGTGGTCGATGTCGAAAACAACCGCTTTCCCGGAAGGCGCAAGAGCTATCGTGGTATTGTTCCTGAGGCTGTGCTGGCAGGTGCACTGGAGCGTGGTGCGTATCAGGGGACACGCGAGGAGGAAGCGCGGCTGTTCTATACTGCCATCACTCGCGCCGAACGCTTTTTGTATGTAACCGGCTCCGCAATGGGTCCAGGTTGGAAAAGGGCTTTTCGTTCTTCTTCTTTCGTCGCCCACCTTCAAGACGATGCCATTATTTCCGAACCTGATACTCCGACCGATGGACTACTTCCCGCCCCACAAGCGCGCCGGCTGGATGCAGCAAACCTTCCCACCAGCTTCTCTGACATTCGCTACTATCTTCGGTGTCCCAAGGACTACCAATACCGAAAGCTGTTCGGCTTCAGTCCCGCCATCCCGGACCTCTTTGGCTTCGGAATGACTGTGCACGCAGCGATTGGAAAGCTTCATCAAGAGTTTTCTGAGGCGCCTCCGACTACCGATGATGCAGTCGCAATCGCAAGCAACTTGTTCCACCTGAAGCACGTGATCCCTAGTCGGGACCCCGAAGGCCGCCCAGGACCTTATGAGCGCGCCAAAAACCGTGCGCGTGAACTCGTTGTCGATTACGCGGATCGCTTCTCTGACGACTTTCGTCACCGCCGACAGGTCGAGGCTCGGTTCGAAATCCCAATTGAAGATGCAGTCGTTTCCGGCGCGATCGACTTGATGCTAAAGGAAGATGAGGCTGGCAACATTATTGATGCTTGCGTTATCGATTTTAAAACAATGGAGGGTGGAGCGGATCCCCAAAATGCCCTAGACTTGGAATGGACTGAGCTTTCGCTGCAGGTACAGCTATATGCTGCTGCAGCTCGTGATGTTCTAGGCGCTGCAGTAGAAGCTGGATACGTACATCTCCTCAAGGATGGTCAGCGGGTGCAAGTGCCAACCAGCGACGAAGCAATTGGCGCGGCATTGCAAACCATCGAGTGGGCGGTGGGGCGCATTATCCACGAAGACTTTCCGATGCGCCCCGAGAAAACAAAGTGCGAGGCTTGCGACTTTTTCAAATTATGCCCTCGTCAGCCCGAGTCTTTTGCAACCGACACGATTGCACCGGAGATCCATGTGCCAGGACAAGCATTGAAGAGTGCTGTGGCTGCCTTCAGGGAGTTCGATCCTGAATACGAGTAG
- a CDS encoding HNH endonuclease → MRVFKDAPEDLRCLVLNADYQPLSYYPLSTWPWQEAVKAVFLERVDIVSEYDTLIRSPSLSMAAPSIVALRDYVSQDRPPAFTRFNVFLRDGFRCQYCGTNKLDQLTFDHVVPRAYGGRTTWDNIVAACAPCNLKKGGRTPREAKMPLLQHAERPNMHQLQAQGRRFPPKYLHESWLDYLYWDITLEE, encoded by the coding sequence ATGCGCGTGTTTAAGGACGCGCCTGAAGATCTCCGTTGCCTGGTCCTGAACGCGGACTACCAGCCCCTGTCGTATTATCCGCTCTCCACCTGGCCCTGGCAGGAGGCGGTCAAGGCCGTCTTCCTCGAGCGGGTGGACATCGTCAGCGAATACGACACGCTGATCCGCAGCCCGTCCCTGTCCATGGCCGCGCCCAGCATCGTGGCGCTGCGCGACTATGTCAGCCAGGACCGGCCGCCCGCCTTCACCCGGTTCAACGTCTTCCTGCGCGACGGCTTCCGCTGTCAGTATTGCGGCACGAACAAGCTCGACCAGCTGACCTTCGATCACGTGGTGCCGCGCGCATACGGCGGCCGGACGACCTGGGACAATATCGTGGCGGCTTGTGCGCCGTGTAACCTCAAGAAGGGCGGCCGCACCCCGCGCGAAGCGAAGATGCCGCTATTGCAGCACGCCGAGCGGCCCAACATGCACCAGCTGCAGGCCCAGGGCCGCCGCTTCCCGCCGAAATACCTCCACGAAAGCTGGCTCGACTACCTGTACTGGGACATCACGCTGGAGGAGTGA
- the uvrB gene encoding excinuclease ABC subunit UvrB: protein MGQADFTLDEVAGSDIKDPLSLPANWTPHRPARPEKSEGGRRFELVSEYEPTGDQPAAIKELVEGVHASERDQVLLGVTGSGKTFTMAKVIEKLQKPALVLAPNKTLAAQLYGEFKSFFPNNAVEYFVSYYDYYQPEAYVPRTDTYIEKESTINEAIDRMRHAATRSILERDDVIIVASVSCIYGIGSVETYTAMVFDLKEGASKDPRQLMRDLVALQYQRNDAAFQRGTFRVRGDTVEIFPAHYDEHAWRVSFFGDEIEAITEFEVLTGKPTGRLEQVRVYANSHYVTPRPTLNQAIKEIKTELTERLAWLEANGKLLEAQRLQQRTEFDLEMLEATGSCQGIENYSRYLTGRKPGEPPPTMFEYLPDDALVFVDESHQTVPQLGAMFRGDFNRKRTLAEHGFRLPSCMDNRPLKFEEWEAMRPPTIHVSATPGPWELNQTGGVFTEQVIRPTGLVDPPVEVRPVQAENHSQVDDIIAEARNTAEKGLRTLVTTLTKRMAEDLTEYMHEQGLRVRYMHSDVDTVERIELIRDLRLGHYDVLVGINLLREGLDIPECGLVGILDADKEGFLRSETSLVQTIGRAARNAEAKVILYADRITGSMQRAMEETDRRREKQTAHNLEHGITPRTVVRGVSDVLEGVMEKTAKGRGRGRSQKRADGVAEEQAKFEPNNLKAAIADLEKRMREAAANLEFEEAARLRDEVKRLEKEAAGSS, encoded by the coding sequence ATGGGCCAGGCCGACTTCACGCTGGACGAGGTCGCCGGCTCGGACATCAAGGACCCGCTGAGCCTGCCGGCGAACTGGACGCCCCACCGCCCGGCCCGGCCGGAGAAAAGCGAGGGCGGCCGCAGGTTCGAGCTGGTCAGCGAGTACGAACCCACCGGCGACCAGCCCGCCGCCATCAAGGAGCTGGTCGAGGGCGTGCATGCCTCCGAAAGAGACCAGGTGCTGCTCGGGGTCACCGGCTCGGGCAAGACCTTCACCATGGCGAAGGTGATTGAAAAACTTCAGAAGCCCGCGCTCGTGCTCGCCCCGAACAAGACGCTCGCCGCGCAATTATATGGCGAGTTCAAGTCCTTTTTTCCGAATAACGCCGTCGAATACTTTGTTTCGTATTACGACTACTACCAGCCCGAGGCGTATGTGCCGCGGACCGATACCTATATCGAGAAGGAATCCACCATCAACGAGGCCATCGACCGGATGCGCCACGCCGCCACCCGGTCGATCCTGGAGCGCGACGACGTCATCATCGTGGCCAGCGTCAGCTGCATTTACGGCATCGGCTCGGTGGAGACCTACACCGCCATGGTGTTCGACCTGAAGGAGGGCGCCAGCAAGGACCCCCGCCAGCTCATGCGCGACCTCGTGGCCCTGCAGTACCAGCGCAACGACGCCGCCTTCCAGCGCGGCACGTTCCGGGTGCGCGGCGACACGGTGGAGATCTTCCCCGCCCACTATGACGAGCACGCCTGGCGGGTCAGCTTTTTCGGCGACGAGATCGAGGCGATCACCGAGTTCGAGGTCCTCACCGGCAAGCCCACCGGCCGGCTCGAGCAGGTCCGCGTCTACGCGAACTCGCACTACGTCACCCCGCGCCCCACGCTCAACCAGGCCATCAAGGAGATTAAGACCGAGCTCACCGAGCGCCTTGCCTGGCTCGAAGCCAACGGCAAGCTGCTGGAAGCCCAGCGCCTGCAGCAGCGCACCGAGTTCGACCTCGAAATGCTCGAGGCCACCGGCTCGTGCCAGGGCATCGAGAACTATTCGCGCTACCTCACCGGCCGCAAGCCCGGCGAGCCCCCGCCCACCATGTTCGAATACCTGCCCGACGACGCGCTGGTCTTCGTCGATGAAAGCCACCAGACCGTCCCCCAGCTCGGCGCCATGTTCCGCGGCGACTTCAACCGCAAGCGCACCCTGGCCGAGCACGGCTTCCGCCTGCCCAGCTGCATGGACAACCGCCCGCTGAAATTCGAGGAGTGGGAGGCCATGCGCCCGCCCACCATCCACGTCTCCGCCACGCCGGGGCCGTGGGAATTAAACCAGACCGGCGGCGTCTTCACCGAGCAGGTCATCCGCCCCACAGGGCTCGTCGATCCGCCCGTGGAGGTCCGCCCCGTGCAGGCGGAGAACCACTCCCAGGTCGACGACATCATCGCGGAGGCGCGCAACACGGCCGAAAAGGGCCTGCGCACGCTCGTCACCACGCTGACCAAGCGCATGGCCGAAGACCTCACCGAATACATGCACGAGCAGGGCCTGCGCGTGCGCTACATGCATTCCGACGTCGACACGGTCGAACGCATCGAGCTGATCCGCGATCTGCGCCTGGGCCATTACGACGTGCTGGTGGGCATCAACCTGCTGCGCGAGGGCCTCGACATCCCCGAATGCGGCCTCGTCGGCATTCTCGACGCCGACAAGGAGGGCTTCCTCAGAAGCGAGACGAGCCTCGTACAAACCATCGGCCGCGCCGCGCGCAACGCCGAGGCCAAGGTCATCCTCTACGCCGACCGGATCACCGGCTCCATGCAGCGCGCCATGGAGGAGACCGACCGCCGCCGCGAGAAACAGACCGCCCATAATCTGGAGCACGGGATCACCCCACGAACAGTCGTGCGCGGCGTCTCCGACGTGCTCGAAGGCGTCATGGAAAAAACCGCCAAGGGCAGAGGCCGAGGCCGCAGCCAGAAACGCGCCGACGGCGTCGCCGAGGAGCAGGCGAAGTTCGAACCCAACAATCTCAAGGCCGCGATCGCGGATCTGGAGAAACGTATGCGCGAGGCTGCGGCGAATCTGGAGTTTGAGGAGGCGGCGCGGCTGAGGGATGAGGTGAAGCGGTTGGAGAAGGAGGCGGCGGGCTCATCCTGA
- a CDS encoding DNA cytosine methyltransferase: MSQSATEPLPKPTAIDLFSGCGGLTLGLKKAGYRVIGAVENDKLAAETFELNHPKTYVFKRDIRDLPLKTVTEKLGLEPGQLTLLAGCPPCQGFSTLRTRNGAVQIAEPMNDLVYEFVRFAEGLRPQAVMMENVPGLATDERIEEIKASLEAIGYQCDYKVFNAAEFGAPQRRRRMILIGLQGRKPEFAEPSKRRRTVKSVIGALPPAGKSGDPLHDYEVRRAHHVQQIIKSIPVDGGSRRDLPKALQLKCHKDFDGYRDIYGRMAWSKPSPTITGGCINPSKGRFLHPEHDRAITLREAAMLQGFPKNFKFDVSKGRYPTAQMIGNAFPPIFAQKHATALLAQLNARTANKDANSQ; encoded by the coding sequence ATGAGTCAGTCCGCAACGGAGCCGCTGCCAAAGCCAACCGCAATTGATCTTTTTAGCGGATGCGGCGGCCTGACTCTGGGTCTTAAGAAGGCGGGATATAGGGTCATTGGCGCCGTTGAAAACGACAAGCTTGCGGCTGAGACCTTTGAGTTAAATCACCCAAAGACGTACGTATTTAAGCGTGACATCAGGGACCTCCCGCTGAAAACGGTGACAGAAAAGCTCGGCCTTGAGCCAGGCCAGCTGACCCTGCTTGCTGGCTGCCCGCCATGTCAGGGGTTTTCAACTCTCAGAACCCGGAATGGTGCCGTACAGATTGCCGAGCCGATGAACGACCTTGTGTATGAGTTCGTACGGTTCGCCGAAGGCCTGCGCCCCCAAGCCGTAATGATGGAGAACGTGCCGGGTCTTGCTACTGATGAGCGCATTGAGGAAATCAAGGCTTCTTTGGAAGCGATTGGATACCAATGCGATTATAAAGTTTTCAACGCTGCTGAGTTTGGTGCCCCCCAGCGCCGCCGCAGAATGATCCTTATTGGCCTGCAGGGGCGAAAGCCTGAGTTTGCGGAGCCAAGCAAGCGACGGCGGACGGTTAAGTCGGTAATCGGTGCACTGCCTCCCGCCGGGAAATCGGGTGATCCCCTGCACGATTACGAGGTCCGCCGAGCTCATCATGTCCAGCAGATAATCAAAAGCATCCCGGTAGATGGCGGGAGCCGCAGAGATTTGCCTAAAGCCTTGCAGTTGAAATGCCACAAAGACTTTGATGGCTACCGCGATATCTATGGTCGGATGGCTTGGTCAAAGCCATCACCGACAATCACAGGCGGATGTATCAATCCGTCAAAAGGACGCTTCCTCCATCCTGAGCACGATCGTGCAATAACCCTACGTGAAGCAGCGATGCTCCAGGGGTTTCCAAAAAACTTCAAATTTGACGTTTCCAAGGGGCGTTATCCAACGGCGCAGATGATCGGTAACGCGTTTCCACCAATTTTCGCGCAGAAACACGCAACCGCGTTGCTCGCGCAGCTAAACGCAAGAACGGCGAACAAGGACGCAAACTCTCAATGA
- the gluQRS gene encoding tRNA glutamyl-Q(34) synthetase GluQRS, producing the protein MTGFLTRFAPSPTGLLHLGHAFSALTAFEAAKAAGGTFLLRIEDIDTARCRTEFEEAIYTDLKWLGLSWPEPVRRQSAHLPEYRRVIETLAGRGLVYRCFKTRKEIADEIDRAPHHPGEGPEGVIYPGPDQPLSGAEEAALLAEGKPYAWRLSIAACRDALGAGWDTLSFIEEGEGPAGEHGLVKARPETLGDVILGRKDVGASYHVAAVHDDALQAVTHVIRGQDLFFATHLHALLQRLLGLPRPIYRHHRLLLDETGKRFAKRDRAMTLQAMRDAGMSAEEVRATAGV; encoded by the coding sequence ATGACCGGTTTCCTCACCCGCTTCGCCCCCTCGCCGACAGGCCTTCTGCATCTGGGCCACGCCTTCTCCGCGCTGACCGCCTTTGAAGCGGCGAAGGCGGCGGGCGGGACGTTCCTGCTGCGCATCGAGGATATCGACACCGCGCGCTGCAGGACCGAGTTCGAAGAGGCGATCTACACCGACCTCAAATGGCTGGGTCTGAGCTGGCCCGAGCCCGTCCGCCGGCAGAGCGCGCACCTTCCCGAATATCGCCGCGTGATCGAGACGCTGGCCGGGCGGGGCCTCGTCTATCGCTGCTTCAAGACCCGCAAGGAGATCGCAGACGAGATCGATCGCGCGCCGCACCATCCCGGCGAAGGGCCCGAGGGCGTCATCTATCCCGGCCCCGACCAGCCGCTGAGCGGCGCCGAAGAGGCCGCCCTGCTCGCCGAGGGCAAGCCCTACGCCTGGCGGCTGTCGATCGCGGCCTGCCGCGACGCGCTGGGCGCAGGCTGGGACACGCTGAGCTTCATCGAGGAAGGCGAAGGCCCGGCCGGCGAGCACGGCCTGGTCAAAGCCCGGCCCGAAACCCTGGGCGACGTGATCCTGGGCCGCAAGGATGTCGGCGCGAGCTATCACGTCGCCGCCGTGCATGACGACGCGCTACAGGCCGTCACCCACGTGATCCGCGGCCAGGACCTGTTCTTCGCCACCCATCTGCATGCGCTGCTGCAGCGCCTGCTCGGCCTGCCCCGCCCGATCTACCGCCATCACCGCCTGCTGCTGGACGAAACCGGCAAGCGCTTCGCCAAACGCGACCGCGCCATGACCCTGCAGGCCATGCGCGACGCCGGCATGAGCGCAGAGGAGGTGCGCGCGACGGCGGGGGTGTGA
- a CDS encoding DUF2796 domain-containing protein — MTRTLALAAALSLSTALPALAQDADGMRQLGAHVHGAAELLVAVNPDGTAVAELSGAAWNFFGFEGAIQTEAQRRTVADARARLTAGGLVTFSERAGCTLTDTVIMGAPEAGEAAHDPDHDGHGHGHDRAHDHDHEHGHDHDESDHDHGHDHAHEHGEHDHDHADHDHGDHDHGAHNDVVVNWTFACDAPERIGHVDASGLFEGFGGLERLEIQYLDTRTATAGQLTPAAPRLGL; from the coding sequence ATGACCCGCACGCTCGCCCTCGCCGCCGCCCTGTCGCTCTCCACCGCCCTGCCCGCGCTCGCCCAGGATGCGGACGGCATGCGCCAGCTCGGCGCCCATGTGCACGGCGCGGCCGAACTGCTCGTCGCGGTGAACCCGGACGGTACGGCCGTCGCCGAGCTCTCCGGCGCGGCGTGGAACTTCTTCGGCTTCGAAGGCGCGATTCAGACCGAGGCCCAGCGCCGGACCGTCGCCGACGCCCGCGCGCGCCTGACGGCCGGGGGGCTGGTGACCTTCTCCGAGCGGGCGGGCTGCACCCTGACCGACACGGTGATCATGGGCGCGCCCGAGGCCGGCGAGGCCGCCCACGACCCCGATCATGACGGGCACGGGCACGGCCATGACAGAGCGCATGATCACGACCACGAACACGGTCACGATCATGACGAAAGCGACCACGATCACGGCCATGATCACGCACACGAACATGGCGAGCACGACCACGATCACGCCGATCATGACCATGGGGACCACGATCACGGCGCGCATAACGACGTGGTGGTGAACTGGACCTTCGCCTGCGACGCGCCCGAGCGGATCGGCCATGTCGACGCGTCAGGTCTGTTCGAAGGCTTCGGCGGCCTGGAACGGTTAGAAATTCAATATCTTGATACCAGAACCGCGACCGCCGGCCAGCTCACGCCCGCCGCCCCGCGACTGGGTCTCTAG
- a CDS encoding response regulator, with product MSQGSFERVRVLILEDNAHMSTILRTILQGFGVRSIVETRDAADAFETMRASNPDLALVDYMLGDVDGLEFTRLTRTASDSPNKYLPIIMVSGHTDRTKVMEAINAGVNEYLAKPVRPVDLYNRLVSLIERPRRFVKAPGYFGPDRRRRQDPRYSGPWRRATDKQDEDGDDLNFGAD from the coding sequence ATGTCGCAGGGCAGTTTCGAGCGGGTGCGCGTCCTCATTCTCGAGGACAACGCCCACATGTCGACCATCCTGCGCACGATCCTTCAGGGGTTCGGCGTCCGCTCCATCGTGGAGACGCGCGATGCGGCCGACGCGTTCGAGACGATGCGCGCCTCCAACCCCGATCTCGCTCTGGTCGACTACATGCTCGGCGACGTGGACGGGCTGGAGTTCACCCGGCTGACCCGGACCGCGTCCGACAGTCCCAACAAGTATCTGCCCATCATCATGGTGTCGGGTCATACCGACCGGACCAAGGTGATGGAGGCGATCAACGCCGGGGTGAACGAGTATCTCGCCAAGCCGGTCCGGCCTGTGGATCTCTATAACCGCCTGGTTTCGCTGATCGAACGGCCGCGCCGCTTCGTCAAGGCGCCGGGCTATTTCGGCCCGGACCGCCGGCGCCGCCAGGACCCGCGCTATTCAGGCCCGTGGCGGCGCGCGACCGACAAGCAGGACGAGGACGGCGACGACCTCAACTTCGGCGCGGACTAG
- a CDS encoding phospholipase, translating into MILIDGPRIAPKSGTAKKLVVLFHGYGSNGQDLAGLAQAWAPQFPDIAWASPNAPEPVPGFPGGYQWFPISRLDPALMEQGVRSAHASAEQFVKSELKRWGLTDRDLVLVGFSQGTMMALHTGLRRPAAPAGILGYSGALAGPERLKDEMTAKPPIMLIHGDQDEVLPLGMTLMAAQGLCAAGHGAEFHISYGVPHSIGQDGLELGARFIKTATEGRLVDRAL; encoded by the coding sequence ATGATCCTCATCGACGGGCCGCGCATCGCGCCCAAATCGGGCACGGCGAAAAAGCTCGTGGTGCTGTTTCACGGCTACGGCTCGAACGGGCAGGATCTGGCGGGGCTGGCCCAGGCTTGGGCGCCGCAGTTTCCCGACATCGCCTGGGCGAGCCCGAACGCGCCCGAACCCGTGCCCGGCTTTCCCGGCGGCTATCAGTGGTTCCCGATCAGCCGGCTGGACCCCGCCCTGATGGAGCAGGGGGTGAGGAGCGCGCACGCCAGCGCCGAACAGTTCGTCAAGTCCGAGCTCAAGCGCTGGGGGCTGACCGATCGCGATCTGGTGCTGGTGGGTTTCTCGCAAGGCACGATGATGGCGCTGCACACCGGGCTCAGGCGTCCGGCCGCGCCGGCGGGGATCCTCGGGTATTCCGGCGCGCTGGCCGGGCCCGAGCGGCTGAAGGACGAGATGACCGCAAAGCCCCCGATCATGCTGATCCACGGCGATCAGGACGAGGTGCTGCCGCTGGGCATGACGTTGATGGCCGCGCAGGGGCTTTGCGCGGCGGGACACGGGGCGGAGTTTCACATCTCCTACGGCGTGCCGCACTCGATCGGCCAGGACGGGCTGGAGCTCGGCGCGCGGTTCATCAAGACGGCCACCGAGGGCAGGCTGGTCGACCGCGCGCTCTGA
- a CDS encoding zinc ABC transporter permease, with translation MTPVLASILFGAAAAAVAFLALVMVRFAAGFTRANGPVFAAFAGGIVITIALVHLLPRALAGGEGAPWLVLAGFGAGFLLHAAAGIGAHHPEAVRRGAAFAPVAAIALHSVLDGLVYSVTLTVDAVAGFGAAAGLVLHELPEAVVCFVLLQRAGLSDRASLIGAWLAAGATTFAAAALSAPYAAGLEPGHLDALFAVVAGLLLHVGAARLMTEAAEIGLLRGGGAVIAGAGVAALMSLAHAGHDHGHDAHDGHDHAGFDRPDFRPVSHEP, from the coding sequence GTGACGCCCGTGCTCGCTTCGATCCTGTTCGGCGCCGCCGCCGCCGCCGTCGCCTTTCTGGCGCTGGTCATGGTGCGTTTCGCGGCCGGTTTCACCCGCGCGAACGGGCCGGTCTTCGCCGCCTTCGCCGGCGGGATCGTGATCACCATCGCGCTGGTGCATCTTCTGCCCCGCGCGCTGGCGGGCGGAGAGGGCGCGCCCTGGCTGGTCCTGGCCGGGTTCGGCGCGGGCTTTCTTCTGCACGCCGCCGCCGGGATCGGCGCGCACCATCCTGAAGCGGTCCGGCGCGGCGCGGCCTTCGCGCCGGTCGCCGCGATCGCGCTGCACTCCGTGCTCGACGGGCTGGTCTATTCGGTGACGCTCACGGTGGACGCCGTCGCCGGGTTCGGCGCGGCCGCCGGCCTGGTCCTGCATGAGCTGCCCGAGGCGGTGGTGTGCTTCGTGCTGTTGCAGCGCGCCGGGCTGAGCGACCGGGCGAGCCTGATCGGCGCCTGGCTGGCCGCCGGCGCCACCACCTTCGCAGCCGCCGCGTTGTCCGCGCCGTACGCCGCCGGTCTGGAGCCGGGCCATCTCGATGCGCTGTTCGCGGTGGTGGCCGGCTTGCTGCTGCATGTCGGCGCGGCGCGGCTGATGACCGAAGCCGCCGAGATCGGCCTTCTGCGCGGCGGCGGCGCGGTGATCGCCGGCGCCGGCGTCGCCGCGCTGATGAGCCTCGCGCACGCCGGGCACGATCACGGCCATGACGCGCACGACGGCCATGATCACGCCGGATTCGACAGGCCTGATTTCAGGCCGGTCTCGCACGAACCCTGA